A window of Streptomyces sp. Je 1-332 genomic DNA:
CCGGCGGCCTCTCCGAGAATTCGTGCACCAGGCGCTTGATCCGTTCCGCCACCAGCGCCGCGTCCAGCCCCGCGCAGCTGGCGAGCGCCGTGGCGAGGCCGTCGCCGTCGTCGAACATCAGCTGCCCCGTGCGGCGCTCCGTCACCCCGTCCGTGACGCAGAGCAGCGTGTCCCCCGTCCGCAGATCGAACGTCTCGCTCGTGTACGTCGCGTCGTCGACGACCCCGAGGAGCAGCTGGGGCGTGGCCGCCGCGCGGACCGTTCCGTCCGGGGAGAGCAGGAGCGGCAGGGGGTGGCCCGCGCTCGCCACCGTGCAGCGGACTCCGCCGTCGTCAGTGGGCACCAGCTCCCCGTAGAGGAGGGAGAGGAAGCGGGAGGTGGCTCCGTCGGGCGGGACGCCCTGGCCGCCGGCCACCGCGACCACCGCCGCGGCCGCGTCCGCCGCCTCCGTCGCGTCGTCGAGCAGGAGCTGGTTGAGGCGGTCGAGCACCTCCGCGACCTCGTACCCCTCACGGGCGAGCAGCCGCAGCCACGGCCGGGCGAGGCCGATCACGACGGCGGCCTCGACGCCCTTGCCCTGTACGTCGCCGAGCGCGAAGCACCAACGGCCCTTGCCCGCCTGGAACACGTCGTAGAAGTCACCGCCGGGTCCGCCCTTGTCCCGCGGCTCGTACACGATCCCGCTGTGCACTCCGGGGATGTCCGCGACGGAGCTCGGAAGAAGGCCGCGCTGGAGGACCTGGCTGATGGTGGCCTGGCGCTGGTAGCGCCGCGCCGCGTTGATGGCCAGGGCGACGCGGCGGCTGAAGTCCTCGATGAGGCCGGTGACCTCGTCGGCGAAGCGCACCATGCCGGCCCGCCCGATGATCAGCGTGCCCAGGCCGCGACCGCCCGCCGTGAGGCGGTACGCGAGGGCCGTGCCGCTCGCCTCCTCCGGCACCGAGAGCGCCTCGCCGGGCCACGGCACGGGGACGGGGCCGGAGCCGACGGATTCGGGCAGCCGTGGCGGGTCCTTCTCCAGGCTGCGGCGCAGTTCCTCTATGCGCTGCTCGCTGGTGTGCCAGACGCGGGCGAGCCGGGAGCCCGCGCCCCCGCTCACGGAGTCGCGCGGCGCGACCTCCGCCTCGTCGTCGAGCCATACCGCGCACCAGTCCGCGAGCCGCGGCACGAGCAGCTGCCCGGCGAGCGCGGCCACCAGGTCCTCGTCGAACTGTCCGGCGAGCAGGTCGGACGCCTCGGCGAGGAAGGTGAGCGCGCCGCGGTTGACCCACTCCGTGTCGTGCGTGATCCGCTTCGGCAGCGGCGCGAGGATCTCGGCGGTGCGCATGCCTCGCTGGACGGCCTGTTCGCTCGCGTACGACTCGATCTCGTGTACGGCCTGGACGCCGCCGACCGGGAGGCGGGCCCAGACGGCCTTGGTGCCGGTGCGGTAGGTGATGCCCCAGGAGTCGGAGAGAGTCGCGACGAGCTGGAGACCGCGGCCGTACTCGGGGGTGCCGGGCGGCTGGGGCGTGGGCTCGCTGCGGACCGCTCGGGCGGGGTGGTGGTCGGAGACCTCGATGACCAGGGTGTCGGTGCTCTCGCCAAGGCCGGCCTCGTCGAGCCGGCACAGCAGCTCGACCGTGGTGCCCGCGTGCACGACGGCGTTCGTGACGAGTTCGCTGACCAGGAGCACGGCGTCGTCCGCGAGCCGGTCGGTGACGCCCGCGGCGGCGGGCACCGCGAGCTCGACCCAGTCGGCGAGCGCGGCCCGTACGAACTTGCGTGCGGCCGCGGGTGCCAACGGGTTTCCGGGCAAGGATGTGCACACCACCGCCGGCGGGCCGGGCTGATGCCCCGGCTGGGCGGACGCACGGAAAGTGGTCTCCCGTTGCATCGGAATGGACCCCACGTTTCGGCTCCTGAGCAGTTCGGTCGAATACGCCTCAGGCGACACGGACAGAGTGACAGACTGGCCACGCCCATAAGCACCGAGTTACTGAAGTGGGCCGCTATGAGTGAGAACAGTGCTATGCCCGCGCTCGGTTACGGTCGGATTCCGGCACCGAAACCAGCTCCGTCACCTCCGCCGCAGGCCGGGAACGATCCGGACCCGGCACCGGAAATCATCCCGGAGACCGCCCCGGAAGCGGCGTCCGAACTGCGCATCCTGCTGTCCGCCATGCGTGCGGCCCGCGACGGGGACTTCACCAAGGTCACGGTGAGCGGCCACGGCCTGGTCGCCGAGCTGCACACGGTGTTCAACGAGATGCTCGACCGCTCTCTGCACTTCGACAGTGAACTCACGCGCGTACGCCGGGAGATCATCCGTCACGGGCATCTCGACGAGCGGTTCACCGCGAGCCCGGGGCAGGGCAGCTGGGCCACGCGGGTGGCGGACGCCAACTCCCTGCTCGACTCCCTGGTCGCCCCGGCGGCCAACGCGACGCGCGTGCTGAACGCGGTCGCTGGCGGAGACCTCACCCAGCGCGTGGACCTGCACGACGGCTCGCGAGAACTGCGGGGAGACCTGCGGCGCCTGGGCCGCGCGGTGAACACGATGGTCGACCAGCTGTCGCTCTTCACGGGCGAGGTCACGCGCGTCGCACGTGAGGTCGGCACGGAGGGGCGGCTCGGCGGGCGCGCCAAGGTGCGGGGCCTTTCGGGCAGTTGGCGCGACGTGACGGAGGCCGTCAACACGATGGCGGCCCGGCTCACCGCCCAGGTGCGCGACATCGCCCTGGTGACGACGGCGGTGGCGCAGGGCGATCTGACACGGACGGTCACGGTCGAGGCGACGGGCGAGCTGCTCGAACTGAAGCTGACCGTCAACACGATGGTCGAGCAGCTCTCCGCGTTCGCCGCCGAGGTGACGCGCGTCGCCCGTGAGGTCGGCACCGAGGGGCAGTTGGGCGGCCGGGCG
This region includes:
- a CDS encoding ATP-binding SpoIIE family protein phosphatase, whose amino-acid sequence is MGSIPMQRETTFRASAQPGHQPGPPAVVCTSLPGNPLAPAAARKFVRAALADWVELAVPAAAGVTDRLADDAVLLVSELVTNAVVHAGTTVELLCRLDEAGLGESTDTLVIEVSDHHPARAVRSEPTPQPPGTPEYGRGLQLVATLSDSWGITYRTGTKAVWARLPVGGVQAVHEIESYASEQAVQRGMRTAEILAPLPKRITHDTEWVNRGALTFLAEASDLLAGQFDEDLVAALAGQLLVPRLADWCAVWLDDEAEVAPRDSVSGGAGSRLARVWHTSEQRIEELRRSLEKDPPRLPESVGSGPVPVPWPGEALSVPEEASGTALAYRLTAGGRGLGTLIIGRAGMVRFADEVTGLIEDFSRRVALAINAARRYQRQATISQVLQRGLLPSSVADIPGVHSGIVYEPRDKGGPGGDFYDVFQAGKGRWCFALGDVQGKGVEAAVVIGLARPWLRLLAREGYEVAEVLDRLNQLLLDDATEAADAAAAVVAVAGGQGVPPDGATSRFLSLLYGELVPTDDGGVRCTVASAGHPLPLLLSPDGTVRAAATPQLLLGVVDDATYTSETFDLRTGDTLLCVTDGVTERRTGQLMFDDGDGLATALASCAGLDAALVAERIKRLVHEFSERPPDDDLAVLVLQAQ